From the genome of Pelobates fuscus isolate aPelFus1 chromosome 6, aPelFus1.pri, whole genome shotgun sequence, one region includes:
- the LOC134615564 gene encoding alcohol dehydrogenase 1-like: MPTAGKVIKCKAAIAWEASKPLVVEEIEVAPPKAHEIRIKICASGICHTDDHALGAHMAGMKFPVILGHEGAGIVESVGEGVTCVKPGDHVIPLCSPMCMECKACMHPESNFCIKNDVGKNVGLMLDKTTRFTCKGKMIHNFMSSSTFTEYTVVDEFAIVKIDPKAPMDHVCLIGCGFSTGYGTAVNTAKVKPGSTCAVFGLGGIGMSAVMGCKVSGASRIIGIDINKRKFAKAKEFGCTDCLDPNDYDKPIHDVIVEMTDGGVDYSFECIGNTDVMVSTILASHGAYGSVNIIGVPDQHARLIVDPMWLLTGRSISGAFLGDYKAKESFPGLVKDAMSKKFNLGGLVTHKVSLENINKGFEYMRTGQCIRSVVEIAKP; the protein is encoded by the exons GTAATCAAGTGCAAAGCAGCTATTGCCTGGGAGGCTAGCAAACCTCTTGTAGTTGAGGAAATTGAGGTTGCTCCACCAAAGGCTCATGAAATCCGTATCAAG atttGTGCAAGTGGCATTTGTCACACCGATGACCATGCCCTGGGAGCGCATATGGCTGGCATGAAATTTCCAGTCATCTTGGGACATGAAGGAGCTGGCATTGTTGAGAGCGTTGGTGAAGGAGTGACATGTGTGAAGCCTG GAGACCATGTCATCCCACTTTGTAGTCCAATGTGCATGGAGTGTAAAGCCTGTATGCACCCTGAGAGCAACTTCTGCATCAAGAATGA tgtTGGCAAGAATGTTGGACTTATGCTTGACAAAACCACCAGATTTACATGCAAAGGGAAAATGATCCACAACTTTATGTCCTCAAGCACCTTCACAGAATACACTGTGGTGGATGAGTTTGCCATTGTCAAAATTGATCCAAAGGCTCCCATGGACCATGTGTGCCTTATTGGCTGTGGATTTTCCACTGGTTATGGAACTGCAGTGAACACAGCCAAA GTAAAACCTggtagcacatgtgctgtgtttgGCTTGGGTGGAATTGGAATGTCTGCAGTAATGGGATGCAAGGTGTCTGGAGCTTCACGGATCATTGGCATAGACATCAACAAGCGCAAGTTTGCCAAAGCTAAAGAATTTGGTTGTACAGATTGCTTGGATCCAAATGATTATGACAAGCCCATCCATGATGTTATTGTGGAGATGACTGATGGAGGAGTGGACTATTCCTTTGAATGTATTGGAAATACTGATGTCATG GTCTCTACTATCCTGGCTAGCCACGGTGCTTATggaagtgtaaatattattgGTGTCCCCGATCAACATGCAAGATTGATTGTGGATCCCATGTGGCTGCTGACAGGACGCTCAATAAGCGGAGCTTTCTTAGGAG ACTATAAAGCAAAAGAATCTTTCCCTGGCTTAGTAAAGGATGCCATGAGTAAGAAATTCAACCTTGGTGGTTTGGTGACCCACAAAGTGTCTTTGGAAAATATCAATAAAGGTTTTGAGTATATGCGCACTGGACAATG TATTCGTTCAGTTGTTGAGATTGCAAAGCCTTGA